One window from the genome of Pungitius pungitius chromosome 14, fPunPun2.1, whole genome shotgun sequence encodes:
- the LOC119228009 gene encoding glucosamine-6-phosphate isomerase 2, producing the protein MRLVILDDYDLASEWAAKYIRNRIIQFKPTAERCFTLGLPTGSTPYSCYQKLIEYYRSGDLSFKYVKTFNMDEYVGLPRAHPESYHSYMWNNFFKHIDIDPANTHILDGNAEDLEAECQAFEDKIAAAGGIEMFVGGIGPDGHIAFNEPGSSLVSRTRVKTLAKDTIVANARFFGNDLSRVPSMALTVGVGTVMNAKEVMILITGAHKAFALYKAIEEGVNHMWTVSAFQQHPRTIFVCDEDATLELRVKTVKYFKGLMHVHNRLVDPELSIKDQ; encoded by the exons ATGAGGCTGGTCATTCTGGACGACTATGACCTGGCCAGCGAGTGGGCAGCAAAATACATCCGCAACCGAATCATCCAGTTCAAGCCCACCGCGGAGAGGTGCTTCACTCTGGGCTTACCGACAG GGAGCACTCCGTACTCCTGCTACCAGAAGTTAATAGAATACTATAGAAGTGGAGACCTCTCATTCAAATATGTGAAGACCTTCAACATGGATGAATATGTAG GTCTTCCTCGTGCTCATCCCGAGAGCTACCACTCCTACATGTGGAACAACTTCTTCAAGCACATCGACATCGATCCGGCCAACACTCACATCCTGGATGGAAACGCTGAGGACCTGGAGGCCGAGTGTCAGGCCTTCGAGGACAAGATCGCAGCGGCTGGGGGAATCGAGATGTTCGTAGGAG GAATTGGCCCTGATGGTCACATAGCGTTCAACGAGCCCGGCTCCAGCCTTGTTTCTAGGACCCGAGTGAAAACCCTGGCAAAAGACACAATCGTGGCCAACGCTCGTTTCTTTGGCAACGACCTCTCCAGGGTTCCCAGCATGGCCCTCACCGTGGGAGTCGGAACCGTCATGAACGCTAAGGAG GTGATGATTCTGATAACAGGAGCGCACAAAGCCTTTGCTCTTTATAAGGCCATAGAGGAGGGAGTGAACCACATGTGGACTGTATCGGCGTTCCAGCAGCACCCGCGCACGATCTTCGTCTGTGATGAGGACGCCACCCTTGAACTACGAGTCAAAACAGTCAAATACTTCAAAG GTTTAATGCATGTTCATAACAGACTGGTGGACCCAGAGCTCAGCATAAAGGACCAGTGA